A DNA window from Zingiber officinale cultivar Zhangliang chromosome 3A, Zo_v1.1, whole genome shotgun sequence contains the following coding sequences:
- the LOC122050449 gene encoding agamous-like MADS-box protein AGL61, with product MMMPIRKRKTSMGRQKIEIKRIESEEARQVCFSKRRAGLFKKANELSVLCGAHLAVIVFSPAGKPFSFGHPSVDSVLDRFLPSSAHPTPPPPRPPPLSFHDPRVMTVAAASLVPELDRQYVELAERLEGERRRKEVLEAALLAQRGDFARLMQSSLEELGMAELERLQAALDRLRWDAGRRVDQLLTEAQIRKLMLAGDVGSVGGGAYLGGGFIAAAAPPPQGGNNIDMQAIPAPGQAPAGFGYGYGSSS from the coding sequence ATGATGATGCCAATAAGGAAGAGGAAGACGAGCATGGGCCGACAAAAGATCGAGATTAAGCGGATCGAGAGCGAGGAGGCACGTCAAGTGTGCTTCTCCAAGCGCCGCGCCGGACTCTTCAAGAAGGCCAACGAGCTCTCCGTCCTCTGCGGGGCTCACCTTGCCGTCATCGTCTTCTCCCCCGCCGGCAAACCCTTCTCCTTTGGCCACCCCTCGGTCGACTCTGTTCTTGACCGCTTCCTACCCTCGTCGGCCCACcctactcctcctcctcctcgtcctcctcctctctcgTTCCACGACCCCCGTGTGATGACCGTCGCTGCCGCCTCGCTGGTCCCCGAGCTCGACCGGCAGTACGTGGAGCTGGCTGAGCGATTGGAGGGAGAGCGGCGGAGGAAAGAGGTGCTGGAGGCCGCGCTTCTAGCGCAAAGGGGTGACTTTGCCAGGCTCATGCAGTCCAGCTTGGAGGAGCTGGGCATGGCGGAGTTGGAGAGACTGCAGGCCGCGCTAGATAGGCTGCGTTGGGACGCAGGGAGGAGGGTGGACCAGCTGCTGACCGAGGCGCAGATCAGGAAACTAATGTTGGCCGGCGATGTTGGCAGTGTCGGCGGTGGAGCATATCTTGGTGGAGGATTCATTGCTGCGGCGGCGCCGCCGCCGCAGGGTGGCAATAATATTGATATGCAGGCTATTCCTGCGCCGGGTCAGGCTCCGGCTGGATTTGGTTATGGCTACGGATCTTCAAGTTAA